A genomic stretch from Nerophis ophidion isolate RoL-2023_Sa linkage group LG14, RoL_Noph_v1.0, whole genome shotgun sequence includes:
- the LOC133568084 gene encoding LOW QUALITY PROTEIN: gamma-interferon-inducible lysosomal thiol reductase-like (The sequence of the model RefSeq protein was modified relative to this genomic sequence to represent the inferred CDS: substituted 1 base at 1 genomic stop codon), whose product MKMSSLLILTFSCVLMFTCDASSSSCSQTPSLXCSSREVAVTCRVLKRCLDANLTRSQQTAEVVKLEVYYESLCPDCILYITQVLYPTWLLLQDIFSVSLIPFGNAQEKPDGSKFIFKCQHGEEECLGNTIQACLLNMSDNAFLIIFCMEASTDVIGAAKSLSWERLMSCVNGDEGNQLMHQNALKTQALVPPHRFVPWVTINGEHTDDLQRKAITSLFTLVCSMYKGVKPVVCGGDSQKHSKIYVHN is encoded by the exons ATGAAGATGTCGTCACTGCTTATTTTAACCTTTAGTTGTGTCTTAATGTTCACATGTGACGCTTCGTCGTCCTCCTGCTCCCAAACGCCGTCACTGTAGTGCTCGTCCCGGGAGGTGGCGGTCACGTGCCGG GTTTTGAAAAGGTGTCTTGATGCCAACCTGACTCGCTCCCAGCAGACAGCAGAAGTGGTCAAGCTGGAAGTTTACTATGAGAGTCTGTGTCCAGACTGCATCTTGTACATCACACAGGTGCTCTACCCCACTTGGCTGCTTCTGCAGGACATCTTCTCAGTCAGCCTGATCCCCTTCGGGAATGCTCAG GAGAAACCTGATGGGAGCAAGTTCATATTTAAGTGCCAGCATGGAGAAGAAGAGTGCCTTGGGAACACCATTCAG GCGTGTTTACTGAACATGAGTGACAATGCCTTCCTCATCATCTTCTGCATGGAGGCCTCCACCGATGTCATTGGAGCAGCAAAGAGT TTGAGCTGGGAGCGCCTCATGAGCTGCGTGAATGGCGACGAGGGAAACCAGCTCATGCATCAGAACGCTTTGAAGACCCAAGCCCTGGTTCCTCCTCACCGGTTTGTACCGTGGGTCACCATCAATGGG GAGCACACGGATGACCTGCAGAGAAAGGCCATAACGTCTCTCTTTACTTTGGTCTGCAGCATGTACAAG GGTGTCAAGCCAGTGGTCTGCGGAGGTGACAGCCAGAAACACTCCAAGATCTACGTTCACAACTAA